One Brachyspira pilosicoli P43/6/78 genomic window carries:
- the dxr gene encoding 1-deoxy-D-xylulose-5-phosphate reductoisomerase, giving the protein MKKRVLILGATGSIGVNTCSVIEHFYNDFEIVGITTNTKIDVLKEECIKFKPKYVHISSKEALDNFKNFNIDVNIHEGSIADFVKDIDFDILVNALVGYSGFLPTIEAIKKSKVVALANKETLVVGGDIINDLLKKHNAKLVPIDSEHSAIFQILNHFKNVPISKVIITASGGPFFRTPKEELKNVTVEMALKHPTWNMGGKITIDSATMMNKGFEVIEAHHLFNLDYDKIETIIHPQSLIHSMVEFVDGEIYAQIGKNDMRLPIQHALTYPEVRTTPFEKLKLYEHSEINFYKMDFDKFIMLKLAYECGKKGGLYPCILNAANEVCVYSFLEKKISFTEIFDIVEKMVKINVDHIPLTVENIIKIDNETRKETLKLIETIKQM; this is encoded by the coding sequence ATGAAAAAAAGAGTTCTCATACTTGGTGCCACCGGTTCTATAGGAGTAAACACTTGCTCTGTAATAGAACATTTTTATAATGACTTTGAAATAGTAGGAATTACTACAAATACTAAAATTGATGTTTTAAAAGAAGAATGCATTAAATTCAAGCCAAAATATGTGCATATATCTTCTAAAGAAGCATTAGATAATTTTAAAAATTTTAATATAGATGTTAATATTCATGAAGGAAGCATAGCTGATTTTGTAAAAGATATTGATTTTGATATACTAGTAAATGCTTTAGTAGGATATTCTGGTTTTCTTCCAACAATAGAAGCAATAAAAAAATCTAAAGTTGTAGCATTAGCAAATAAAGAAACATTAGTTGTAGGCGGAGATATAATTAATGATTTATTAAAAAAACATAATGCTAAATTAGTACCAATAGACAGCGAACATTCTGCAATTTTTCAAATATTAAATCATTTTAAAAATGTACCAATATCAAAAGTAATAATAACAGCATCAGGAGGACCTTTCTTTAGAACTCCAAAAGAAGAGTTAAAAAATGTTACAGTAGAAATGGCATTAAAACACCCAACTTGGAATATGGGCGGAAAAATTACAATAGACAGTGCCACTATGATGAACAAAGGTTTTGAAGTAATAGAAGCTCATCATTTATTTAATTTGGATTATGACAAAATAGAAACTATAATACACCCTCAAAGTTTAATACATTCTATGGTTGAGTTTGTAGACGGAGAGATATATGCTCAAATTGGAAAGAATGATATGCGTCTTCCTATACAGCATGCCCTCACCTACCCAGAAGTAAGAACAACACCATTTGAAAAATTAAAGCTTTATGAACATAGCGAGATTAATTTTTATAAGATGGATTTTGATAAGTTTATTATGCTTAAACTTGCATATGAATGCGGTAAGAAAGGCGGACTATATCCTTGTATATTAAATGCTGCTAATGAAGTATGTGTGTATTCATTTTTAGAGAAAAAAATATCATTTACTGAAATATTTGATATAGTAGAAAAAATGGTAAAAATAAATGTTGATCACATACCGCTTACTGTAGAAAATATTATAAAAATAGACAATGAAACTAGAAAAGAAACTTTAAAATTAATAGAAACTATAAAACAAATGTGA
- a CDS encoding ATP-binding protein codes for MKEKIIIGFSKLIIFREILKTKTIKKLIKLLKYNSNDEAETTYLYYNFLNELYNYNDNIGDFLLEYIFRDNNIYIKKLLLKQNINKNIENALKEELDFFSYLSEINFSDIYNNLAELETKKIDFYSIYSTHIKEINKKGYGIFYNSNMFTLDEKNNITKAKHQDNQNIKQLYGYDREREKVIQNTKILLEGKKANNILLYGDAGTGKSSTIKAVANMFRDEGLRLIEVKKSQLSLIPDIIQKLSLSPLKFIIFIDDLTFSYNDDSFSYLKAVLEGGVNSFPQNIVVYVTSNYRHLIKENFNDRTGDDIHVEDTIQQIMSLTNRFGIVITFQRPDRDLFIDIVLSYAKDNNIQINKEELIKQAESYAIRSAGRSPRVAKQFIETLIL; via the coding sequence ATGAAAGAAAAAATAATAATTGGTTTTTCAAAATTAATAATATTTAGAGAAATACTAAAGACAAAGACAATAAAAAAATTAATAAAGTTATTAAAATATAATTCTAATGATGAAGCAGAAACAACATATTTATATTATAATTTTTTAAATGAGCTTTACAATTATAATGATAATATAGGAGATTTTTTATTAGAGTATATATTTAGAGATAACAACATATATATAAAAAAACTATTATTAAAACAAAATATAAATAAAAATATAGAAAATGCTCTAAAAGAAGAATTAGATTTTTTTAGTTATTTATCTGAAATTAATTTTTCTGATATTTATAATAATTTAGCAGAGTTAGAAACAAAAAAAATAGATTTCTATAGTATCTACTCTACTCATATAAAAGAAATAAACAAAAAAGGATACGGCATATTTTATAACAGTAATATGTTCACGCTTGATGAAAAAAACAATATCACCAAAGCAAAACATCAAGACAATCAAAATATAAAACAATTATATGGTTATGATAGAGAAAGAGAGAAAGTAATACAAAATACTAAAATTTTATTAGAAGGCAAAAAAGCTAATAACATACTTCTTTATGGAGATGCTGGTACTGGTAAAAGCAGCACTATAAAAGCAGTAGCCAATATGTTTAGAGATGAAGGTTTAAGGCTTATTGAAGTTAAAAAAAGCCAATTATCACTTATACCAGATATAATACAAAAATTAAGTTTAAGCCCTCTTAAATTTATAATATTTATAGATGATTTAACTTTTTCTTATAATGATGACAGCTTCTCATATTTAAAAGCTGTACTTGAAGGAGGAGTAAACTCTTTTCCACAGAATATAGTAGTTTATGTTACTTCCAATTATAGACATTTAATAAAAGAAAACTTTAATGACAGAACAGGCGATGATATACATGTGGAAGACACTATTCAGCAGATAATGAGTTTAACAAACAGATTTGGTATAGTTATAACCTTCCAAAGACCGGATAGGGATTTATTTATAGATATAGTATTATCTTACGCTAAAGATAACAATATACAAATAAACAAAGAAGAGCTT